From the Roseibium sp. HPY-6 genome, one window contains:
- the minE gene encoding cell division topological specificity factor MinE, which produces MNILSLFGKRGESASVAKNRLQILLAHERADDGSDAVLISSLREDILAVVAKRVEIDPDSVRLEMDRSGDVTTLGIDIELPAAKAS; this is translated from the coding sequence ATGAACATCCTGAGCCTCTTTGGCAAAAGAGGCGAGAGCGCCTCTGTTGCCAAGAACCGGCTGCAAATCCTTCTTGCACATGAAAGAGCCGACGACGGCTCCGATGCGGTGCTGATCTCAAGTCTGCGCGAAGACATTCTCGCCGTCGTCGCAAAGCGTGTCGAAATCGACCCGGATTCCGTTCGTCTGGAAATGGACAGGTCAGGCGATGTGACGACACTCGGGATCGACATCGAACTGCCGGCCGCGAAAGCATCCTAG
- the minD gene encoding septum site-determining protein MinD — protein sequence MSNATVVVVTSGKGGVGKTTTTAAIASALAKEGYQVCAIDFDVGLRNLDLIMGAERRVVFDLVNVVRGEASIKQALVRDKKLNNLYLLPASQTRDKDALTEEGVANVISELRTYFDWVICDSPAGIERGATLAMRHADEAIIVSNPEVSSVRDCDRIIGLLDAKTKIAEDGGRMPKHLMITRYDTDRAKTGDMLATEDVVDILSVPLIGVVPESKDVLKASNVGLPVTLSDETSPPAKAYMEAVRRLLGENIPVTIPEEKKSFFGKLFKGRAA from the coding sequence ATGAGCAACGCCACTGTCGTTGTGGTTACGTCGGGCAAAGGCGGGGTCGGCAAGACGACAACAACCGCTGCAATTGCTTCGGCGCTTGCCAAAGAAGGCTATCAGGTCTGCGCGATCGATTTCGATGTCGGACTGCGCAATCTCGACCTGATCATGGGCGCTGAACGCCGCGTCGTGTTCGATCTTGTCAACGTGGTTCGCGGCGAAGCGTCGATCAAGCAGGCCCTGGTCCGCGACAAGAAGCTCAACAATCTCTATTTGCTGCCGGCGTCGCAGACGAGGGACAAGGATGCCCTGACGGAGGAAGGCGTCGCCAATGTGATCAGCGAATTGCGTACCTATTTCGACTGGGTCATCTGCGACAGCCCGGCCGGGATCGAACGTGGTGCCACCCTGGCGATGCGCCACGCCGACGAAGCGATCATCGTTTCAAACCCGGAAGTGTCTTCGGTCAGGGACTGCGACCGCATCATCGGTCTGCTCGACGCGAAAACCAAGATTGCGGAAGACGGCGGCAGGATGCCCAAGCACCTGATGATCACGCGCTACGACACCGACCGGGCAAAGACAGGCGACATGCTGGCGACGGAGGATGTTGTCGACATCCTTTCCGTTCCGCTGATTGGTGTCGTTCCCGAGAGCAAAGACGTCCTGAAGGCGTCGAACGTCGGCCTGCCCGTTACGCTCTCCGATGAGACCTCACCGCCGGCGAAAGCCTATATGGAGGCCGTTCGCCGCCTGCTGGGGGAAAACATCCCGGTCACGATCCCGGAAGAGAAAAAGAGCTTCTTCGGCAAGCTCTTCAAAGGGAGGGCGGCATGA